A single genomic interval of Gossypium raimondii isolate GPD5lz chromosome 11, ASM2569854v1, whole genome shotgun sequence harbors:
- the LOC105803607 gene encoding mitochondrial 37S ribosomal protein S27, translating to MSAGGLKKMLASAVVVGVTEARARIFGQILNPTGQRSPHKLLRKKLIGDKVAEWYPYDIKNDDPHVMAREEEERLSKLESLKRRGKGPPKKGQGRRAAKRNK from the coding sequence ATGAGTGCTGGTGGTTTAAAGAAAATGTTGGCTTCGGCCGTCGTAGTAGGGGTCACTGAAGCTCGAGCAAGAATATTTGGACAGATACTCAACCCAACGGGACAGAGATCACCCCATAAGCTCTTACGCAAAAAGCTCATCGGGGACAAGGTTGCAGAATGGTACCCATACGACATCAAGAACGATGATCCGCATGTCATGGCGCGTGAAGAAGAAGAGCGCTTATCGAAGCTTGAATCGTTGAAGAGACGTGGTAAGGGACCACCGAAGAAAGGCCAAGGAAGACGTGCCGCTAAACGCAACAAGTAG